The Pogona vitticeps strain Pit_001003342236 chromosome 3, PviZW2.1, whole genome shotgun sequence genome includes a window with the following:
- the MTMR2 gene encoding phosphatidylinositol-3,5-bisphosphate 3-phosphatase MTMR2 isoform X2 — protein MEEPPLLPGETIKDMAKDVTHICPFTGAIRGTLTVTNYRLYFKSMERDPPFVLDAPLGVINRVEKIGGASSRGENSYGLEIVCKDVRNLRFAHRPEGRTRRSIFENLTKYAFPVSNHLSLFAFEYKEVFPENSWKVYDPVLEYKRQGIPNESWRITKVNEQYELCDTYPALLVVPANIPDEELKRVAAFRSRSRIPVLSWIHPESQATITRCSQPMVGVSGKRSKEDEKYLQTIMDSNAQSHKIFIFDARPSVNAVANKAKGGGYESEDAYQNTELVFLDIHNIHVMRESLRKLKEIVYPNIEETHWLSNLESTHWLEHIKLILAGALRIADKVESGKTSVVVHCSDGWDRTAQLTSLAMLMLDGYYRTIRGFEVLVEKEWLSFGHRFQLRVGHGDKNHADADRSPVFLQFVDCVWQMTRQFPTAFEFNECFLITVLDHLYSCLFGTFLCNSEQQRVKEGLPKKTVSLWSYINSQLEDFTNPLYASYTNHVLYPVASMRHLELWVGYYIRWNPRMKPQEPVHNRYKELLVKRAELQKKVDELQREIANRSTSSSERAGSPAQCVTPVQTVV, from the exons ATGGAGGAACCTCCTTTGCTGCCAGGAGAAACAATTAAGGACATGG CAAAAGATGTTACTCACATCTGCCCATTTACTGGTGCTATTAGAGGAACGTTGACTGTCACAAATTACAGGCTATACTTTAAAAGCATGGAAAGG GACCCACCCTTTGTTCTAGATGCTCCTCTTGGAGTGATCAACAGGGTCGAGAAAATTGGAGGGGCTTCCAGCCGTGGTGAAAATTCGTATGGTTTAGAGATTGTATGTAAG GATGTCCGGAACCTACGTTTTGCCCATAGGCCTGAGGGGCGTACAAGAAGATCCATATTTGAGAACTTGACGAAATATGCGTTTCCAGTCTCAAATCATTTG tctcTTTTTGCATTTGAATACAAAGAGGTTTTCCCAGAAAATAGCTGGAAGGTTTATGATCCTGTTTTGGAGTATAAAAGACAG GGGATTCCTAATGAAAGCTGGAGAATCACGAAGGTCAATGAACAGTATGAACTCTGTGATACATATCCTGCCCTTCTTGTGGTTCCTGCCAATATTCCAGATGAGGAATTGAAGAGAGTGGCTGCCTTCCGATCAAGGAGTCGAATACCG GTCTTGTCATGGATTCATCCAGAAAGCCAAGCCACCATTACTCGCTGCAGCCAACCAATGGTTGGAGTGAGTGGCAAACGGAGCAAAGAGGACGAGAAATACTTGCAGACAATCATGGACTCAAATGCACAGTCCCACAAAATATTCATCTTTGATGCCAGACCAAGTGTCAATGCTGTAGCCAACAAG GCTAAAGGAGGAGGCTATGAAAGTGAGGACGCCTATCAGAATACAGAGCTTGTCTTCCTAGATATCCATAATATCCATGTTATGAGAGAGTCCTTGAGAAAACTAAAGGAGATTGTATATCCCAACATAGAAGAGACTCATTGGCTGTCTAATTTGGAATCAACTCATTGGTTAGAACATATCAAG CTGATTCTTGCAGGTGCTCTTCGGATAGCTGACAAGGTGGAATCTGGGAAAACCTCTGTGGTTGTGCATTGCAGTGATGGTTGGGACCGAACAGCCCAGCTCACGTCTCTTGCTATGCTCATGCTGGACGGCTACTATCGGACCATACGAGGGTTTGAAGTGCTGGTGGAGAAGGAATGGCTGAGTTTTGGGCACAGATTCCAGCTG AGAGTAGGCCATGGTGACAAGAATCATGCCGATGCAGACCGCTCTCCTGTTTTTCTCCAGTTCGTTGACTGTGTCTGGCAGATGACAAGACAG TTTCCCACAGCCTTTGAATTCAACGAGTGCTTTCTGATCACAGTTCTGGACCACCTCTACAGCTGTCTGTTTGGGACATTCCTGTGTAATAGTGAGCAGCAGAGGGTGAAAGAG GGTCTTCCAAAAAAGACAGTGTCACTCTGGTCCTACATAAATAGCCAGCTCGAAGACTTCACCAACCCCCTGTATGCCAGCTACACCAACCATGTTCTGTATCCTGTAGCCAGCATGCGCCATCTAGAGCTGTGGGTCGGGTACTACATCCGGTGGAACCCACGGATGAAACCACAG GAGCCGGTGCATAACCGTTACAAGGAACTTCTGGTGAAACGAGCTGAGCTTCAAAAGAAAGTTGATGAACTACAGCGAGAAATTGCCAACCGCTCCACTTCGTCCTCTGAAAGAGCTGGCTCTCCTGCACAATGTGTAACTCCAGTCCAGACGGTTGTATAA
- the MTMR2 gene encoding phosphatidylinositol-3,5-bisphosphate 3-phosphatase MTMR2 isoform X1 — MEKSASCESLASKPAPAATRQPSIDSLSSASTSHSDHSTHTKSASVISSDSVSTSTENFSPDLRVLRECNKLAEMEEPPLLPGETIKDMAKDVTHICPFTGAIRGTLTVTNYRLYFKSMERDPPFVLDAPLGVINRVEKIGGASSRGENSYGLEIVCKDVRNLRFAHRPEGRTRRSIFENLTKYAFPVSNHLSLFAFEYKEVFPENSWKVYDPVLEYKRQGIPNESWRITKVNEQYELCDTYPALLVVPANIPDEELKRVAAFRSRSRIPVLSWIHPESQATITRCSQPMVGVSGKRSKEDEKYLQTIMDSNAQSHKIFIFDARPSVNAVANKAKGGGYESEDAYQNTELVFLDIHNIHVMRESLRKLKEIVYPNIEETHWLSNLESTHWLEHIKLILAGALRIADKVESGKTSVVVHCSDGWDRTAQLTSLAMLMLDGYYRTIRGFEVLVEKEWLSFGHRFQLRVGHGDKNHADADRSPVFLQFVDCVWQMTRQFPTAFEFNECFLITVLDHLYSCLFGTFLCNSEQQRVKEGLPKKTVSLWSYINSQLEDFTNPLYASYTNHVLYPVASMRHLELWVGYYIRWNPRMKPQEPVHNRYKELLVKRAELQKKVDELQREIANRSTSSSERAGSPAQCVTPVQTVV, encoded by the exons GTTCTCAGGGAATGTAACAAATTGGCTGAAATGGAGGAACCTCCTTTGCTGCCAGGAGAAACAATTAAGGACATGG CAAAAGATGTTACTCACATCTGCCCATTTACTGGTGCTATTAGAGGAACGTTGACTGTCACAAATTACAGGCTATACTTTAAAAGCATGGAAAGG GACCCACCCTTTGTTCTAGATGCTCCTCTTGGAGTGATCAACAGGGTCGAGAAAATTGGAGGGGCTTCCAGCCGTGGTGAAAATTCGTATGGTTTAGAGATTGTATGTAAG GATGTCCGGAACCTACGTTTTGCCCATAGGCCTGAGGGGCGTACAAGAAGATCCATATTTGAGAACTTGACGAAATATGCGTTTCCAGTCTCAAATCATTTG tctcTTTTTGCATTTGAATACAAAGAGGTTTTCCCAGAAAATAGCTGGAAGGTTTATGATCCTGTTTTGGAGTATAAAAGACAG GGGATTCCTAATGAAAGCTGGAGAATCACGAAGGTCAATGAACAGTATGAACTCTGTGATACATATCCTGCCCTTCTTGTGGTTCCTGCCAATATTCCAGATGAGGAATTGAAGAGAGTGGCTGCCTTCCGATCAAGGAGTCGAATACCG GTCTTGTCATGGATTCATCCAGAAAGCCAAGCCACCATTACTCGCTGCAGCCAACCAATGGTTGGAGTGAGTGGCAAACGGAGCAAAGAGGACGAGAAATACTTGCAGACAATCATGGACTCAAATGCACAGTCCCACAAAATATTCATCTTTGATGCCAGACCAAGTGTCAATGCTGTAGCCAACAAG GCTAAAGGAGGAGGCTATGAAAGTGAGGACGCCTATCAGAATACAGAGCTTGTCTTCCTAGATATCCATAATATCCATGTTATGAGAGAGTCCTTGAGAAAACTAAAGGAGATTGTATATCCCAACATAGAAGAGACTCATTGGCTGTCTAATTTGGAATCAACTCATTGGTTAGAACATATCAAG CTGATTCTTGCAGGTGCTCTTCGGATAGCTGACAAGGTGGAATCTGGGAAAACCTCTGTGGTTGTGCATTGCAGTGATGGTTGGGACCGAACAGCCCAGCTCACGTCTCTTGCTATGCTCATGCTGGACGGCTACTATCGGACCATACGAGGGTTTGAAGTGCTGGTGGAGAAGGAATGGCTGAGTTTTGGGCACAGATTCCAGCTG AGAGTAGGCCATGGTGACAAGAATCATGCCGATGCAGACCGCTCTCCTGTTTTTCTCCAGTTCGTTGACTGTGTCTGGCAGATGACAAGACAG TTTCCCACAGCCTTTGAATTCAACGAGTGCTTTCTGATCACAGTTCTGGACCACCTCTACAGCTGTCTGTTTGGGACATTCCTGTGTAATAGTGAGCAGCAGAGGGTGAAAGAG GGTCTTCCAAAAAAGACAGTGTCACTCTGGTCCTACATAAATAGCCAGCTCGAAGACTTCACCAACCCCCTGTATGCCAGCTACACCAACCATGTTCTGTATCCTGTAGCCAGCATGCGCCATCTAGAGCTGTGGGTCGGGTACTACATCCGGTGGAACCCACGGATGAAACCACAG GAGCCGGTGCATAACCGTTACAAGGAACTTCTGGTGAAACGAGCTGAGCTTCAAAAGAAAGTTGATGAACTACAGCGAGAAATTGCCAACCGCTCCACTTCGTCCTCTGAAAGAGCTGGCTCTCCTGCACAATGTGTAACTCCAGTCCAGACGGTTGTATAA